A window of the Loxodonta africana isolate mLoxAfr1 chromosome 3, mLoxAfr1.hap2, whole genome shotgun sequence genome harbors these coding sequences:
- the LOC100661166 gene encoding toll-like receptor 12: MGKHLLLLGLLLSLPLITAWTVVNCLVTEGSQLPLVSRYTLLCHLDTSLSLFASCSSVTNLTQVLETVPPSVEGLCLSGSISVLPPDAFSHFPGLKVLGLNLHFTQLLPGALRGLEQLRRLTFLGRHTDFLYLPPDAFGNLSSLQYLTFSGPCLDGSLGVRLPPGLQLLAVTHSCLQNVGVLADIFPDLVLASSSGDAWALDTLDLSFNKRLNITSPGALPGLQLRTLHLDHTNTEVAAVAELGLQRLDALSAKKTGMAQLPVGVIAHFGLQELHLGLTQIGRIAPEALASCHSLKSLDLKSSRLIDLPPGFLAAMPSLQTLKLTINQQQIAMLCMNGTGAESGLWALDLSNNGLYTMFPDTFSCLPHLRELLLQGNQLFHLDGQVFQGLRRLQTLDLSRNPLAALGKGWLGSLPALTTLNLLDTQIVLSSAWDFWGPERLNNLRLRLLSGPPRMLSLPVGLASLELHAVSGMKPWKLVTDVLPVLQTLTLKGWGLQLGVQNISKIFPALHQLSLLGNSLEALCSQDTSHFFLWQLPGLKQLNVKGDGHNLRPCCITGLPSLRELKLQLLQSRARPRPVRLEELVGELPMLEVLQLEHTGLETLSAAAFQGLRSLQILVLGWENGLVLDGSLQEHSPQMPQYMYFLTSSLACQCANAWVGPWLERSPRTYVHITTHQLCQPEAGGHSNRPLFPFLWSHCPQTLGLELFLGSSALLLLLISLAFLQATRNWIVYLKALFRAWLQGLRGQRSEGKRFLYDVFLSHCRQDQGWVVRELLPALEGCPPVGWGLRVCLPERDFEPGKDVADNVADSMVGSRITICVLSQQALCTPRCLLELRLATSLLLAAPYLPALLLVFLEPISRHQLPRYHRLAWLLRRGDYHMWPREDERKDDFWAWLGRRLGQPG, from the coding sequence ATGGGCAAACACTTGCTGCTGCTTGGtctgctcctgtcccttcctttgATCACAGCCTGGACTGTTGTCAATTGCCTAGTGACCGAAGGCTCTCAGCTGCCTCTGGTCTCCCGATACACCCTGCTGTGCCACTTGGACACCAGCCTGTCCCTCTTTGCCTCATGCTCCTCAGTGACAAACCTGACACAGGTCTTGGAGACTGTGCCACCGAGTGTGGAGGGGCTCTGTCTCTCTGGTTCCATTTCTGTCCTGCCCCCGGATGCCTTCTCCCACTTCCCTGGGCTCAAGGTCCTGGGGCTGAATCTGCATTTCACCCAGCTCCTGCCAGGAGCCCTCCGGGGCTTGGAGCAGCTGCGGCGGCTCACCTTCCTAGGCCGCCACACGGATTTTCTCTATTTACCCCCTGATGCCTTTGGCAACTTGAGCTCCCTCCAGTACCTTACTTTCTCGGGTCCCTGCTTGGACGGAAGCTTGGGTGTCCGGCTGCCTCCCGGTCTACAGCTGCTGGCTGTGACACACAGCTGCCTGCAGAATGTGGGGGTTCTGGCCGACATTTTCCCAGACCTGGTGCTGGCCTCCTCCTCTGGGGATGCCTGGGCCCTGGACACATTGGACTTGTCATTCAACAAACGGCTGAACATAACCAGCCCTGGGGCCCTCCCAGGCCTCCAGCTGAGGACTCTGCATCTGGATCACACAAATACGGAGGTAGCTGCTGTGGCTGAACTGGGACTACAGAGGCTGGATGCCCTGTCTGCGAAGAAAACTGGCATGGCTCAACTGCCTGTCGGGGTAATTGCTCACTTTGGGCTGCAAGAGCTGCACTTGGGACTCACTCAGATAGGGCGCATAGCTCCCGAGGCTCTGGCTTCCTGCCACAGCCTGAAGAGCTTGGATCTTAAGAGCAGTCGTCTGATTGACCTGCCACCAGGCTTCCTGGCCGCCATGCCCAGTCTTCAGACATTAAAgctcacaatcaaccaacagcaGATTGCCATGCTGTGCATGAATGGGACAGGGGCTGAGTCAGGACTGTGGGCCTTGGATCTGTCTAACAATGGGCTGTATACCATGTTCCCAGACACCTTTTCCTGCTTGCCCCACCTGCGGGAACTGCTACTTCAGGGAAACCAGCTGTTTCACCTGGATGGCCAGGTGTTCCAGGGCCTGAGGAGGCTGCAGACATTGGacttgagtcggaatccactggcaGCCCTGGGCAAGGGCTGGCTGGGATCGCTACCTGCACTGACCACCCTAAACCTGCTAGACACCCAGATCGTGCTGAGCTCAGCCTGGGACTTCTGGGGCCCAGAGAGGTTGAACAACTTGAGACTGAGGCTTCTCTCTGGGCCTCCCAGAATGTTGTCCTTGCCTGTGGGGCTGGCCAGCTTGGAGCTTCATGCAGTCTCAGGCATGAAGCCTTGGAAGCTCGTTACTGATGTCCTTCCAGTCTTACAGACTCTGACCCTAAAAGGCTGGGGACTACAGCTAGGGGTCCAAAATATCTCCAAGATTTTCCCTGCCCTTCATCAACTCTCCCTGCTTGGCAATAGCTTGGAGGCCCTCTGCTCGCAGGACACCTCCCATTTCTTCCTCTGGCAGCTCCCTGGGCTCAAGCAGCTGAATGTGAAGGGGGACGGGCACAACCTCAGACCCTGCTGCATCACAGGGCTACCCAGCCTGAGGGAGCTGAAGCTGCAGCTTCTGCAGTCCCGAGCCCGGCCACGCCCAGTGCGGCTTGAGGAGCTGGTGGGTGAGCTGCCGATGCTGGAGGTGCTGCAGCTGGAACACACGGGGCTGGAGACACTGTCCGCTGCTGCTTTCCAAGGCCTGCGCAGTCTCCAGATCTTAGTGCTGGGCTGGGAGAATGGCCTTGTGCTGGATGGCAGCCTCCAGGAGCATAGCCCCCAGATGCCCCAGTACATGTATTTTCTGACATCGTCCTTGGCTTGCCAGTGTGCCAATGCCTGGGTGGGGCCCTGGCTTGAGCGGTCCCCTAGAACATACGTGCACATAACAACACACCAGCTGTGCCAGCCAGAAGCTGGGGGCCACTCCAACAGAcctcttttcccttttctctggAGCCACTGCCCCCAGACTTTGGGGCTAGAGCTTTTtttgggcagctctgctctgctgcTTCTGCTGATCTCCTTGGCCTTCCTACAAGCGACCAGGAACTGGATCGTCTATCTCAAGGCTTTGTTCAGGGCTTGGCTCCAGGGTCTGAGGGGTCAGAGGAGTGAGGGCAAGAGATTCCTTTACGACGTGTTCCTGTCACACTGCAGGCAAGACCAGGGCTGGGTGGTGCGGGAGCTGCTGCCTGCTCTGGAGGGCTGCCCTCCGGTTGGCTGGGGCCTGCGTGTCTGCCTCCCTGAGCGCGATTTTGAGCCAGGCAAGGACGTGGCAGACAATGTGGCAGACAGCATGGTGGGCAGCCGGATCACAATTTGTGTGCTGAGTCAACAGGCCCTGTGCACACCTCGCTGCCTCCTGGAACTCCGCCTGGCCACATCCCTCCTGCTGGCTGCCCCCTACCTACCAGCGCTGCTACTGGTCTTCCTGGAGCCTATCTCCCGCCACCAGCTCCCCCGCTACCACAGGCTAGCCTGGCTGCTCCGCCGAGGAGACTATCACATGTGGCCCAGggaagatgaaagaaaggatgactTCTGGGCTTGGCTGGGGAGGAGGCTGGGGCAGCCCGGGTAA